The Halosimplex litoreum genome has a window encoding:
- a CDS encoding ArsA family ATPase, with amino-acid sequence MTEFVLYGGKGGVGKTTVAAATGLKLAGAGRETLVVSTDPAHSLGDAVETELGGDPTEIRDELWGVEVDPGAGADRYRALFESLAADFADAGIRLDDDALTELFTAGVVPGSDELAALEGVATYLEEDRWDRVVFDTAPTGHTLRLLDLPAVMDRGVATALDLRDQVRRKVDAARTAMFGPLGARRREGADEFAETRERMERVRDALRDPARTEFRVVTIPQTMAVRESERLVARLREFAVPVTTLVVNRVVEDDCDCERCRGKRAVQAEALATLGESLPDLDLWTVPDEPGEVTGLGALEAVGTHLPVEG; translated from the coding sequence GTGACCGAGTTCGTGCTCTACGGCGGGAAAGGAGGCGTCGGGAAGACGACGGTCGCCGCCGCGACGGGGCTGAAGCTGGCCGGCGCGGGCCGTGAGACACTGGTCGTCTCGACGGACCCCGCCCACTCGCTCGGCGACGCCGTCGAGACAGAGCTAGGGGGCGACCCGACCGAGATCCGTGACGAACTGTGGGGCGTCGAGGTCGACCCGGGAGCCGGCGCCGACCGCTACCGCGCGCTGTTCGAGTCGCTGGCCGCCGACTTCGCCGACGCCGGCATCCGGCTGGACGACGACGCGCTCACCGAGCTGTTCACCGCCGGGGTCGTGCCCGGCAGCGACGAGCTGGCCGCTCTGGAAGGGGTGGCGACCTATCTGGAGGAGGACCGCTGGGACCGCGTCGTCTTCGACACCGCCCCGACCGGCCACACGCTCCGCCTGCTCGACTTGCCGGCGGTGATGGACCGCGGCGTGGCGACCGCGCTCGACCTGCGCGACCAGGTGCGTCGGAAGGTCGACGCCGCCCGGACGGCGATGTTCGGCCCGCTGGGCGCCCGCCGTCGCGAGGGCGCCGACGAGTTCGCCGAGACCCGCGAGCGCATGGAGCGAGTCCGCGACGCCCTGCGCGACCCCGCCCGGACCGAGTTCCGCGTCGTCACGATCCCCCAGACGATGGCCGTCCGCGAGAGCGAGCGACTGGTCGCGCGCCTGCGCGAGTTCGCGGTTCCGGTGACGACGCTGGTCGTCAACAGAGTCGTCGAGGACGACTGCGACTGCGAGCGCTGTCGCGGTAAGCGAGCCGTCCAGGCGGAGGCGCTCGCGACACTGGGCGAATCGCTCCCCGACCTCGACCTGTGGACGGTGCCCGACGAGCCGGGCGAGGTGACCGGCCTCGGGGCGCTCGAAGCGGTCGGGACGCACCTGCCGGTCGAAGGGTGA
- a CDS encoding DUF120 domain-containing protein, which translates to MSGITASSVGHAELATLKALALSGDLDGDQKVSCSALADRLDASTQTASRRLQRLEEADLVDREIVSDGQWVTVTEAGERALQREYADYRRIFERDASVELHGSITSGMGEGRHYISLPGYMRQFEDRLGYEPFLGTLNVELGEESVRERGRLSSFEPVTIDGWEDDERTYGPAYCYPAAVEAGDGSEATASDGGEAASRFEDAHVITPERTHHGDDQLEIIAPVKLRDELGLEDGSPLTIHVTEQR; encoded by the coding sequence ATGTCAGGAATTACGGCGTCGTCGGTGGGCCACGCGGAGCTGGCGACGCTGAAGGCGCTGGCGCTGTCGGGCGACCTCGACGGCGACCAGAAGGTGTCCTGTTCGGCGCTGGCCGACCGGCTCGACGCCTCGACGCAGACGGCCTCCCGGCGGCTCCAGCGGCTGGAAGAGGCCGATCTGGTCGACCGCGAGATCGTCAGCGACGGGCAGTGGGTGACCGTCACGGAGGCCGGCGAGCGCGCGCTCCAGCGCGAGTACGCCGACTATCGGCGCATCTTCGAACGGGACGCCAGCGTCGAGCTCCACGGGTCGATCACCAGCGGGATGGGCGAGGGACGCCACTACATCTCGCTGCCGGGCTACATGCGCCAGTTCGAGGACCGGCTGGGATACGAACCGTTTCTCGGGACGCTCAACGTCGAACTCGGCGAGGAGAGCGTCCGCGAGCGCGGTCGCCTCTCGTCGTTCGAACCCGTCACCATCGACGGCTGGGAGGACGACGAGCGCACCTACGGGCCCGCCTACTGCTACCCCGCAGCCGTCGAGGCCGGGGACGGTAGCGAGGCTACAGCCTCGGACGGCGGCGAAGCCGCCAGTCGCTTCGAGGACGCCCACGTCATCACGCCCGAGCGCACCCACCACGGCGACGACCAGCTCGAGATCATCGCCCCCGTCAAGCTCCGCGACGAACTGGGGCTCGAAGACGGCTCCCCCCTCACCATCCATGTCACCGAACAGCGATAG
- the ribB gene encoding 3,4-dihydroxy-2-butanone-4-phosphate synthase has translation MTGDASTATASATVDRAVDALRRGDPILVHDAADREGEVDLIYPAGAVTPEAVARMRNDAGGLVCAALSDDVADAFELPYLQETIDHPAAADHDLGYDERSSFSLTVNHRDTYTGITDEDRALTITELAAAAAAPEETDFAGEFRAPGHVHVLRAAPGLLADREGHTELAVALAGAADLPSAMVVCEMLDDETGAALSPAAARAYADREGLVYVEGSAVVERLS, from the coding sequence ATGACCGGCGACGCATCGACCGCGACCGCCAGCGCCACCGTCGACCGCGCCGTCGACGCGTTGCGGCGCGGCGACCCGATCCTCGTCCACGACGCCGCCGACCGCGAGGGCGAGGTCGACCTGATCTACCCCGCCGGCGCGGTCACGCCCGAGGCGGTCGCCCGCATGCGCAACGACGCCGGCGGTCTCGTCTGCGCCGCGCTCTCCGACGACGTGGCCGACGCCTTCGAGTTGCCCTACCTGCAGGAGACCATCGACCACCCCGCCGCGGCCGACCACGACCTCGGCTACGACGAGCGCTCCTCGTTTTCGCTCACAGTGAACCACCGCGACACCTACACCGGGATCACCGACGAGGATCGGGCGCTGACGATCACCGAACTCGCCGCGGCCGCGGCCGCGCCCGAGGAGACGGACTTCGCCGGCGAGTTCCGCGCGCCCGGCCACGTCCACGTCCTCCGGGCGGCGCCCGGCCTCCTCGCGGACCGCGAGGGCCACACCGAACTCGCCGTTGCACTCGCGGGCGCCGCCGACCTGCCGTCGGCGATGGTCGTCTGTGAGATGCTCGACGACGAGACGGGCGCCGCCCTCTCGCCGGCCGCCGCCCGCGCCTACGCCGACCGCGAGGGACTCGTCTACGTCGAGGGGTCGGCCGTCGTCGAACGGCTCAGCTGA
- a CDS encoding plastocyanin/azurin family copper-binding protein, translating to MTGFSRRSVLRAAGLTAVGTLAGCTSDGSSDGSGATPTDSPGDIVAGPGGAYAFDPESYTASVGETVTWYFASPTHNVGCRPGDAPQVSLPDGAEPFASYQDGDVGRTVRQGETYEHTFETAGEYTYVCIPHSRQGMAGTVVVEE from the coding sequence ATGACAGGCTTCTCGCGTCGGTCCGTACTCCGTGCTGCCGGTCTCACAGCGGTCGGCACCCTCGCCGGCTGTACCAGCGACGGTTCGAGCGACGGATCCGGGGCGACACCGACCGACTCCCCGGGAGACATCGTCGCCGGGCCGGGCGGTGCCTACGCCTTCGACCCCGAATCGTACACCGCCTCGGTCGGCGAGACGGTCACCTGGTACTTCGCCAGCCCGACCCACAACGTCGGCTGTCGCCCCGGCGACGCCCCGCAGGTCTCCCTACCCGACGGCGCCGAGCCCTTCGCCAGTTACCAGGACGGCGACGTAGGCCGGACCGTCCGGCAGGGCGAGACCTACGAACACACCTTCGAGACGGCCGGCGAGTACACCTACGTCTGCATCCCCCACTCGCGCCAGGGGATGGCCGGGACGGTCGTCGTCGAGGAGTAG
- a CDS encoding type IV pilin, which yields MDPTVRTGREGGTGGPAGRLADDRGVSSVVGTVLLVAIAVVLAGVVATMAIGFEGELDEPAPAGAFDREYVATGQDNTDHRPYVKITHEIGRTVDADDVIIKDESGNTIRWSDVWTGGPQVKAQEYVHIDGFDSDSVLDPICSEGDSYFVVLRNDDGETVIFNEWTATRDPEVPPGAVETSTDYDGDGLGDPIDEDGDGIPKWCE from the coding sequence ATGGATCCGACCGTGCGAACGGGCCGTGAGGGGGGCACTGGCGGGCCAGCAGGGCGTCTCGCGGACGACCGCGGCGTCTCGTCGGTGGTGGGGACCGTCCTGCTGGTCGCGATCGCGGTCGTGTTGGCCGGCGTCGTCGCGACGATGGCGATCGGTTTCGAGGGCGAGCTAGACGAGCCGGCACCGGCCGGCGCCTTCGACCGCGAGTACGTGGCAACCGGCCAGGACAACACCGACCACCGACCGTACGTCAAGATAACCCACGAGATCGGCCGGACCGTCGACGCCGACGACGTGATCATCAAAGACGAAAGCGGCAACACGATCCGCTGGTCGGACGTGTGGACGGGCGGCCCGCAGGTCAAGGCCCAGGAGTACGTCCACATCGACGGCTTCGACAGCGACAGCGTCCTCGATCCGATCTGCAGCGAAGGCGACAGCTACTTCGTCGTCCTCCGGAACGACGACGGCGAGACGGTCATCTTCAACGAGTGGACTGCCACGCGGGACCCCGAGGTCCCGCCCGGTGCGGTCGAGACGTCGACGGACTACGACGGCGACGGGCTGGGCGACCCGATCGACGAGGACGGCGACGGGATCCCGAAGTGGTGTGAGTGA
- a CDS encoding DUF3592 domain-containing protein: protein MSDGSGLSIDGPESLRGALLMLLLGLAVTGYGGYDYVQQSEAVRDSVEVTATVEAVGVETVSARRGVDHEPTVRFTYEYEGTTYESTSVFPASISPTYDTESAAREVVAEYEEGATTTAYVAPDQPGDAFLKNRTTNTPLFAAAFGVLFVLGGGWFSLKNL from the coding sequence GTGAGCGACGGTTCGGGCCTGTCGATCGACGGCCCGGAGTCGCTGCGCGGGGCGCTGTTGATGCTCCTGCTGGGGCTCGCGGTCACTGGCTACGGCGGCTACGACTACGTCCAGCAGTCCGAGGCGGTGCGAGACTCGGTCGAGGTGACGGCGACGGTCGAGGCGGTCGGGGTCGAGACAGTCTCGGCCAGGCGCGGCGTCGACCACGAGCCGACGGTCCGCTTTACCTACGAGTACGAGGGGACGACCTACGAGAGCACGAGCGTCTTCCCCGCGTCGATATCACCGACCTACGACACGGAGTCGGCGGCCCGCGAGGTCGTCGCCGAGTACGAGGAGGGTGCGACGACCACCGCGTACGTCGCGCCCGACCAGCCGGGCGACGCGTTCCTGAAGAACAGGACGACGAACACGCCCCTGTTCGCCGCCGCCTTCGGGGTCCTCTTCGTCCTGGGCGGCGGGTGGTTCTCGCTCAAGAACCTGTGA
- a CDS encoding branched-chain amino acid transaminase produces the protein MSERPEMFQGVDELWMDGEFVDFDDAQIHVLTHGLHYGSGVFEGVRCYDTADGPAIFRWEEHLERFYQSGKPYDLDIPFDREELTEATVELLRREELNSCYIRPIAFYGYDSLGVSPGDCPTTVAIGAWPWGAYLGEDALENGVDVMVSSWRKHASSQIPTNMKTTGLYVNSMLATEEAKGNGYTEAIVLNKEGNVAEGPGENLFLVRDGELYTPGLAESILDGITRRTAIELARDLGYTVHDQATISRGELYTADELFFTGTAAEVTPIRSVDDNVIGEGTKGPVTDEIQTQFFDLVEGRLDGYDDWFTFV, from the coding sequence ATGAGCGAGCGCCCCGAGATGTTCCAGGGCGTCGACGAACTCTGGATGGACGGCGAGTTCGTCGACTTCGACGACGCACAGATCCACGTCCTCACCCACGGCCTCCACTACGGCTCCGGGGTCTTCGAGGGCGTCCGCTGCTACGACACCGCCGACGGCCCCGCGATCTTCCGCTGGGAAGAGCATCTGGAGCGGTTCTACCAGTCCGGCAAGCCCTACGATCTCGACATCCCCTTCGACCGCGAGGAACTCACCGAGGCGACGGTCGAACTCCTCCGCCGCGAGGAGCTGAACTCCTGTTACATCCGGCCGATCGCCTTCTACGGCTACGACTCGCTGGGCGTGAGCCCGGGCGACTGCCCGACGACGGTCGCCATCGGCGCCTGGCCGTGGGGCGCCTACCTCGGCGAGGACGCCCTGGAGAACGGCGTCGACGTGATGGTTTCCTCGTGGCGCAAGCACGCCTCCAGCCAGATCCCCACGAACATGAAGACCACCGGTCTCTACGTCAACTCCATGCTCGCCACCGAGGAGGCCAAGGGCAACGGCTACACCGAGGCGATCGTCCTCAACAAGGAGGGCAACGTCGCCGAAGGCCCCGGCGAGAACCTCTTCCTGGTGCGCGACGGCGAACTCTACACGCCCGGCCTCGCCGAGTCAATCCTCGACGGCATCACCCGCCGCACCGCCATCGAACTCGCCCGCGACCTTGGTTACACCGTCCACGACCAGGCCACCATCTCCCGCGGCGAGCTGTACACCGCCGACGAACTCTTCTTCACCGGCACCGCCGCGGAGGTCACCCCCATCCGCAGCGTCGACGACAACGTCATCGGCGAGGGCACGAAGGGTCCGGTCACCGACGAGATCCAGACGCAGTTCTTCGATCTGGTCGAGGGGCGACTCGACGGCTACGACGACTGGTTCACGTTCGTCTGA
- a CDS encoding PH domain-containing protein: protein MSGDGSADGGSDGPTDGASGDAGGGSLTDRAAAAADSDVSEWLSLEPGEEVVWVGEPTKLRMVGTLVTGVVLIPFLIGILILLFSPLSYLGIKHTDYVVTNRSLYVKQGILSTNIESVDLDRIQNTEFTQSFWGTQLGFGTIEISTAGSSGADISFDDVEDARDVREEISRVQRAAGGGGRDGTGGGSDDRASDRRAASADQLEELVAELRATREALERVEARMDARADGDPSSDADSDGVPDSLASDPDDR, encoded by the coding sequence ATGAGCGGCGACGGCTCCGCGGACGGCGGGAGCGACGGGCCGACGGACGGGGCGAGCGGCGACGCCGGCGGCGGCTCGCTGACCGACCGCGCCGCGGCGGCGGCCGACTCGGACGTCTCGGAGTGGCTCTCCCTGGAGCCCGGCGAGGAGGTCGTCTGGGTCGGCGAGCCGACCAAGCTGCGGATGGTCGGCACGCTCGTGACGGGCGTGGTCCTGATCCCCTTCCTGATCGGCATCCTGATCCTCCTCTTTTCGCCGCTGTCGTACTTGGGGATCAAACACACCGACTACGTGGTGACCAACCGCTCGCTGTACGTCAAACAGGGGATCCTCTCGACGAACATCGAGAGCGTCGACCTCGACCGCATCCAGAACACGGAGTTCACCCAGTCGTTCTGGGGCACGCAGCTGGGCTTCGGTACCATCGAGATCAGCACCGCCGGGAGTTCCGGCGCCGACATCTCATTCGACGACGTCGAGGACGCTCGCGACGTGCGTGAGGAGATATCCCGCGTCCAGCGGGCGGCCGGCGGCGGCGGGCGCGACGGCACCGGTGGGGGAAGCGACGACCGCGCGTCCGACCGGCGGGCCGCGAGCGCCGACCAGCTCGAGGAACTCGTCGCCGAACTGCGCGCGACCCGGGAGGCGCTCGAACGCGTCGAAGCGCGGATGGACGCCCGGGCCGACGGCGACCCGTCGAGTGACGCCGACTCGGACGGGGTACCCGACTCGCTCGCCTCGGATCCGGACGACCGCTGA
- a CDS encoding PH domain-containing protein, giving the protein MNEAHEWLSLDPDESVVWTGKPRVWRIVGTAAGAAVLSLLALTGAVFVTTQVTLDPAEFPVAPGLVVWAIAALIVGSQVLAVAWAYLNVEHTDYVLTDRRIYLKTGVLSETVTSVGVDRVQNTTLRKDVTGNLFDYGTVAVSTAGSGGADLAVSDLDDPEAFRDALQKQIRAADERDEGDDEPAPAAALDEGTVEALLDEARQLRAVAERMEERA; this is encoded by the coding sequence ATGAACGAAGCACACGAGTGGCTCTCGCTCGACCCGGACGAGTCGGTCGTCTGGACGGGGAAACCACGCGTCTGGCGCATCGTCGGTACGGCCGCGGGGGCGGCGGTCCTGTCGCTGCTGGCCCTCACGGGCGCCGTCTTCGTCACGACGCAGGTGACGCTCGACCCCGCCGAGTTCCCGGTAGCTCCCGGCCTCGTCGTCTGGGCGATCGCGGCGCTGATCGTCGGCTCGCAGGTTCTCGCCGTCGCCTGGGCGTATCTGAACGTCGAGCACACCGACTACGTGCTGACCGACCGGCGGATCTACCTGAAGACGGGGGTGCTCTCGGAGACGGTCACGAGCGTCGGCGTCGACCGCGTCCAGAACACGACGCTGCGCAAGGACGTGACGGGGAACCTCTTCGACTACGGGACCGTCGCCGTCTCGACCGCCGGGAGCGGCGGGGCGGACCTGGCGGTCTCGGATCTGGACGACCCCGAGGCGTTCCGCGACGCGCTCCAGAAGCAGATCCGCGCCGCCGACGAGCGCGACGAGGGTGACGACGAGCCGGCGCCCGCCGCCGCGCTCGACGAGGGGACCGTCGAGGCGCTGCTGGACGAGGCCCGCCAGCTCCGCGCCGTCGCCGAACGCATGGAGGAGCGCGCATGA
- a CDS encoding glycoside hydrolase family 97 protein, whose amino-acid sequence MRLTGPADANAAVFDPETAELAVERDGTTLVTPSELPVGKLARQLHGVDWTAAEISVGDATEVAESYELPKGKARERSHRAVERTVTYDHPDADGVVEVDLRAAAEGVAVRYRVTGTAVEIYTGDETTLSLPHDTVSWLIPFDAAHEASARQQPIRETDGEYCTPGLFRIDDEWLLLAEAGVDGDYAAARLRAEESGMTYALPVTHMNAHFPLETPWRVAMTGSLADIVESTLVTDLVDEAGTDDAVEVGDEWVEPGRVAWSWWSESDSPDDFDRQREYIDYAAARDWEYVLVDAGWPRRREEMPDLIDYADERGVDVLLWTHWTDVNTETKRAERLPTWADWGAAGIKVDFMDADDQGRMQFYDDLAEDAAEHELLVNFHGSVVPTGLQRRYPHVMTYEGVMGAEYYKWSTATPEHNCTLPFTRNVVGPMDYTPVTFSADAAGTTPGHELALSVVFESPLQHFADSIDEYAARPEAEGFLERVPAAWDETRLVGGYPGVEATVARRDGDEWFLGSITAGPQRIVTVDCSFLTSGDADPGKEWTAHVVRDEADGTLESEAWTVTGEEALDVVVPENGGFAARFGR is encoded by the coding sequence ATGCGACTCACCGGCCCCGCCGACGCGAACGCCGCCGTCTTCGACCCGGAGACCGCCGAACTCGCCGTCGAGCGCGACGGCACGACGCTCGTGACGCCCTCCGAACTCCCCGTCGGAAAACTCGCCCGGCAACTGCACGGCGTCGACTGGACCGCGGCCGAGATCTCGGTCGGCGACGCCACCGAGGTCGCCGAGAGCTACGAACTCCCGAAGGGGAAAGCCCGCGAGCGGAGCCATCGAGCGGTCGAGCGCACGGTCACCTACGATCACCCCGACGCCGACGGCGTCGTCGAGGTCGACCTGCGCGCCGCCGCCGAGGGCGTCGCCGTCCGCTACCGCGTCACCGGGACGGCGGTGGAGATCTACACCGGCGACGAGACGACGCTGTCGCTCCCCCACGACACCGTCTCGTGGCTGATCCCCTTCGACGCCGCCCACGAGGCCAGCGCCCGCCAGCAGCCCATCCGCGAGACCGACGGGGAGTACTGCACGCCCGGCCTGTTCCGGATCGACGACGAGTGGCTGCTGCTGGCCGAAGCGGGTGTCGACGGCGATTACGCCGCTGCCCGTCTCCGCGCCGAGGAATCGGGGATGACCTACGCCCTCCCAGTGACCCACATGAACGCTCACTTCCCGCTGGAGACGCCCTGGCGCGTCGCGATGACGGGGAGCCTGGCCGACATCGTCGAGTCGACGCTAGTGACCGACCTCGTCGACGAGGCCGGCACGGACGACGCCGTCGAGGTCGGCGACGAGTGGGTCGAGCCCGGCCGCGTCGCGTGGTCGTGGTGGTCCGAATCCGACAGCCCCGACGACTTCGACCGCCAGCGCGAGTATATCGACTACGCCGCCGCCCGCGACTGGGAGTACGTCCTCGTCGACGCCGGGTGGCCCCGCCGCCGCGAGGAGATGCCGGACCTCATCGACTACGCCGACGAGCGGGGCGTCGACGTGCTGCTTTGGACTCACTGGACGGACGTCAACACCGAGACCAAACGCGCCGAACGGCTGCCCACCTGGGCCGACTGGGGCGCCGCGGGAATCAAGGTCGACTTCATGGACGCCGACGACCAGGGGCGGATGCAGTTCTACGACGACCTCGCGGAGGACGCCGCCGAGCACGAACTCCTCGTCAACTTCCACGGTTCCGTGGTGCCGACGGGCCTCCAGCGCCGGTACCCCCACGTGATGACCTACGAGGGGGTCATGGGCGCCGAGTACTACAAGTGGTCCACCGCCACGCCCGAGCACAACTGCACCCTGCCCTTTACCCGCAACGTCGTCGGCCCGATGGACTACACGCCCGTCACGTTCTCCGCCGACGCCGCAGGGACCACGCCCGGACACGAACTCGCTCTCTCCGTGGTCTTCGAGTCGCCGCTCCAGCACTTCGCCGACTCGATCGACGAGTACGCCGCTCGACCCGAAGCGGAGGGGTTTCTGGAGCGGGTGCCCGCGGCGTGGGACGAGACGCGCCTCGTCGGTGGGTATCCCGGCGTCGAGGCGACCGTGGCGCGCAGGGACGGCGACGAGTGGTTCCTCGGGTCGATTACGGCGGGACCGCAGCGCATCGTCACCGTCGACTGCTCGTTCCTGACGAGCGGCGACGCCGACCCCGGCAAGGAGTGGACGGCTCACGTCGTTCGAGACGAAGCCGACGGGACGCTCGAATCCGAGGCGTGGACGGTCACCGGCGAGGAGGCTCTGGACGTGGTCGTGCCGGAGAACGGCGGGTTCGCGGCGCGATTCGGGCGGTAG
- a CDS encoding DUF5615 family PIN-like protein, which yields MGYRLLLDENVENEATDRLTAAGHDVEHVDRVSGLGKGTSDADLARYSAETDRTIVTYDDDFVARFSPDEYRAVLFFEDESISVTELVAIVDAMAEVYPHEEVKGIQKTGREWL from the coding sequence GTGGGGTATCGACTACTGCTCGACGAGAACGTCGAGAACGAGGCGACCGACCGCCTCACCGCGGCAGGACACGACGTGGAGCACGTCGACCGAGTTTCGGGATTGGGTAAGGGAACGTCGGACGCAGACCTCGCCCGCTACTCCGCCGAGACCGACCGAACGATCGTCACGTACGACGACGATTTCGTCGCTCGGTTCTCGCCGGATGAGTACCGCGCCGTGCTGTTCTTCGAGGACGAATCCATCTCTGTCACCGAACTGGTCGCGATCGTCGACGCGATGGCCGAGGTCTATCCCCACGAGGAGGTCAAGGGGATACAGAAGACCGGCCGCGAGTGGCTGTGA
- a CDS encoding DUF433 domain-containing protein: MATEQVSGIVPGADSDIHDEPHVEGSRLTVRFLREQVETRGRSPASVADRYGLSLADVYAALTYYHRNPDEMKRVEDRREKRIAEAEDRTTLRPPDE, translated from the coding sequence ATGGCGACCGAACAGGTGAGCGGGATCGTTCCGGGCGCGGACTCCGATATCCACGACGAGCCCCACGTCGAGGGGTCGCGGCTGACCGTCCGTTTCCTCCGCGAACAGGTCGAGACTCGCGGTCGCTCTCCAGCGTCGGTCGCGGACCGATACGGCCTCTCGCTCGCGGACGTGTACGCGGCGCTCACCTACTACCACCGCAACCCCGACGAAATGAAGCGCGTCGAGGACCGACGAGAGAAGCGGATCGCCGAGGCCGAGGACCGGACGACACTCAGGCCACCCGACGAGTAG
- a CDS encoding PIN domain-containing protein yields the protein MTFLDTSTIIQYLSGDERVRAHIEGREPWLTSTICVFEVINGRLGSGETDIVAVRQDFAGVQALDLNESVAIEAARLQDELIDDGERLATADLLIAATARSTGDELVVADGDFETEALEDAMQVTNLRT from the coding sequence ATGACGTTTCTCGACACGTCCACCATCATCCAGTACCTCAGCGGCGACGAGCGCGTTCGCGCGCACATCGAGGGCCGTGAACCGTGGCTCACGTCGACGATCTGTGTCTTCGAGGTGATCAACGGTCGTCTCGGGAGCGGAGAGACGGATATCGTGGCGGTCCGCCAGGATTTCGCCGGCGTGCAAGCGCTCGATCTGAACGAATCGGTCGCCATCGAGGCGGCTCGACTGCAAGACGAACTGATCGACGACGGGGAGCGACTCGCGACTGCGGACTTGCTCATCGCTGCGACCGCCCGATCGACCGGCGACGAACTCGTCGTCGCGGACGGCGACTTCGAGACGGAAGCGCTCGAAGACGCGATGCAGGTGACGAATCTCCGGACGTAA
- a CDS encoding DUF7557 family protein, translated as MSRTSIPVDEETKERLDDLKRDDETWDEFLQRITSDREPMTFGAWDDDEADEAMKHLRDGRERPER; from the coding sequence GTGAGCCGGACATCGATACCGGTCGACGAGGAGACCAAAGAGCGGCTGGACGACCTGAAGCGGGACGACGAGACGTGGGACGAGTTTCTCCAGCGGATCACGAGCGACCGCGAACCGATGACCTTCGGCGCCTGGGACGACGACGAGGCAGACGAGGCGATGAAACACCTCCGCGACGGACGCGAGCGCCCCGAGCGATGA
- a CDS encoding dTMP kinase yields MTGTFVVLEGTAGTGKSTRLDALAAELRDRGESVTVVPEFADGSVGDFVVDEIVSGDADQFRERALSLTAGALASASYQAETVIRPALDAGDVVLTERFLDSVAVYNTPTVEAREGVSMDATLAEFRAAMPVEPDLTVLLTLDDETRRERLATHRPNLLDDGAVPDRRGERERRYRDLLADREDAVVYENSGDVSTAVAEIAAEIER; encoded by the coding sequence ATGACGGGCACGTTCGTCGTGCTGGAGGGGACTGCGGGAACGGGCAAGTCCACGCGACTGGACGCACTCGCCGCCGAGTTGCGCGACCGCGGCGAGTCGGTCACGGTCGTCCCGGAGTTCGCCGACGGGTCGGTCGGCGATTTCGTCGTCGACGAGATCGTCAGCGGCGACGCCGATCAGTTCCGCGAGCGCGCGCTCTCGCTGACCGCCGGGGCGCTCGCGAGCGCCAGCTACCAGGCCGAGACCGTGATCCGGCCGGCGCTCGACGCCGGCGACGTCGTCCTCACCGAGCGATTCCTCGACAGCGTCGCCGTCTACAACACGCCGACCGTCGAAGCGCGCGAGGGGGTGTCGATGGACGCGACGCTCGCGGAGTTCCGGGCGGCGATGCCCGTGGAACCGGACCTGACCGTCCTGCTGACGCTGGACGACGAGACGCGCCGGGAGCGACTCGCGACCCACCGGCCGAACCTGCTCGACGACGGGGCAGTCCCCGACCGTCGCGGCGAGCGCGAACGGCGCTACCGCGACCTGCTGGCCGACCGCGAGGACGCCGTCGTCTACGAGAATTCCGGCGACGTGTCCACCGCCGTCGCAGAAATTGCCGCGGAAATCGAACGATAG